The Paraburkholderia acidiphila DNA window GTGAAGCGCAGCAACAGGAGGCCGCGATTGCCTACAAGCAGACGGTGCTGCGCGCGTGGCAGGAAGTGGACGACGCGCTCGTCACCTACGACGCCGAGCAGCGTCGCCGCGACCGGCTCGCCCAGGCCGTGACCATGAACCAGCGCGCGCTTTCGGTTGCGACGGCGCGGTACAAGGCCGGGGCGCTCGACTATCTCGACGTGTTGAACGTGCAGAGGCAGTTGCTCGAAGCGCAAAGCAGTCTCGAACAAAGCAAGGCCACGGCTGCCACGAATCTCATCACGCTTTGTAAAGCGCTGGGAGGAGGATGGGAGTCAACCTATGGCGGGTAATACGTAGCACGAATGCCCGTTTGTCGTGCTGTAAGCGAGGGCGACCCGTTCACTGCGCTTGCCGATGAAGGCCTGCTCGCATTCGACCCGCGAGCCGCGAAGTGGGGGTGGGAGCTGCCCCGCATTCACGCGAAGGGCTACACCGAAAACATCGCCGATCTGATGGCGGCGAAATTGAGCCGGTTGCCGGCGGCGGCGCGCGACGCACTTGGCCAGCTGGCGTGCCTTGGCAACGTTGCCGAAGTTGCCGCGCTGACCTGGGTCCAGGGCGGCTCGGAAGAACGGATGCACGCGGACCCCTGGGAAGCTGTGCGTATGGGGCTGGTGTTTCGCGAGGCCAACGTCTATGAATTCGCACATGACCGCTTAAAGGAGGCCGCGTACGCGCTCATTCCTGCCGATGAGCGCGCCGCCGCGCATCTGCGCATCGTGCCGGAGCAACCGGACGGCTACCGTATCGAGGCCGAGGCGCGTCGGACCGGCAACGCCATCGAAGTGAAGCGCTTGCCGGATACCGGCACCGATACGCCCGCCGCGCTGCTGCGTTATGTGATGCACACGGGCCAGCGCGTGATCATCGACGATGCGCTGGCCTCCAGTCTCTTTCCCGAAGATGCGTATCTGGTGCGCGGCGTAACGCGGTCCGTATTCTGCCTGCCGCTCGTGCGGCAGGGAAAACTCGGCGGCCTGCTGTATCTGGAGAACACCGGGACTTCGCATGTCTTCACCGCGCGCCGCTCCGCGCTGCTCGAGCGGCCCGCATCGCAGGCCGCCATCTCTCTGGAGAGCACGCGCTTATATGCCGATCTTCAGGAACGCGAAGCAAAGGTCCGGCGCCTCGTGGACTCCAATATCATCGGCATCCATATCTGGGACTTCGAAGGGAATGTCATTGAAGCCAACGATGCATTTCTGCGCATTGTGGGTTACACCGCGGCAGATCTGCGCTCGGGGCAGATTCGCTGGCCCGATCTCACGCCGCCCGAACGGCATGAACGCGACGAGCGCGCGCGGGACGAATTGAAAGCCACGGGAAGCGCCAAACCGTTCGAGAAGGAATATTTTCGCAAGGATGGCAGCCGGGTAGCCGTCCTGGTTGGCGCGGCGGCGTTCGGCGACCGCGAGGGGCAGGGCGTCGCGTTCATACTCGACCTGAGCGACCAGAAGCGCGCGCAACAGGATGTGCGCGACAGTGAACGGCGTTACCGCGAACTTCAGAACGTACTGGCGCATTCGAACCGCGTGGCGACGATGGGCCAGCTATCGGCGTCGATCGCGCATGAGGTGAAGCAGCCGATCACCGCGATCGCGGCCTACGCGAGTTCCGCTTCGCGCTGGCTCGCGGCTCGCCCGCCGAATTTCGACGAAGCGCGCCTCGCGCTGACGCGCATCGTTGCGGACAGCGAGCGCGTCAACGGCATTGTCGACAGGACCCGCGCGTACTTCAAGAAAGAGCCGCTGCGCACGGATGGGCTCGACGTCAACGACATGATTCGGGAACTGATTGCGCTCACGCGCAGCGAAGCCAGCAAGTCCGGGGTCGAAGTCACGGTGGAACTCGCGGACGGATTGCCGCATGTGCAGGGCGACCGGGTGCAATTGCAACAGGTGATGCTCAACCTGATGATCAACGCCATCGAAGCCATGAGCGAAATGAAAACCGGCGAGCGAATGCTTCTGGTGCGAACCGGCAGGACAGATGAAAACGAACTTTGCGTGAGCGTGCAGGATTCTGGGCCGGCCCTCGCTGCCGGCAGTCCTGAGGGCGTTTTCGAGGCGTTTTTCACGACCAAACCCGAAGGCCTCGGCATGGGTCTGCCTATTTGCCGCTCGATCGTGCAAGGCCACGGAGGGCGGTTATGGGCAACGCCGAATGTGCCCGCTGGCGTCAGCTTTCATTTCACGTTGCCCGCGCAAGGCAACGCTTCGCAGCCGGTGAGCGCTTGACGTTCCGGTGGCATCGCGATGGCCGGAAACGAGCCGGGAATGTCTCCAAACCGTCGTAGCTAACGCATCAGACCCGCGCGGCAAAACGTAGACTGTTCTGGTCGACGGTCAACGGCTGTCGACGCTGGCGGGGAGTCATGGAGATGCCCGGCCACTTGACTTGATGCGCGCTGCAGTGCGGATCTTCTTTGATCCCGGGCAGCGCCCAGACCCCCTAAAGGAAGGACGTATGAGCGAAGCAAACCAGGGCGCGGTGCGCCAACTGAGTCATTTCATCGACGGTCAAAGTGCCGCTGGCGTGAGCGGGCGGTTCAACGACGTATACGATCCGGCGCAGGGCCGGGTGACGGCGCGCGTGCCGGTTGCCAACACGGCAGAGGTGGCCGCCGCCGTCGCGGCCGCGAAAGCCGCATTTCCCGCGTGGAGCGAAGCCCCGCCGCTCAAGCGCGCGCGCTTGATGTTCAAGTTCAAGGAACTGCTCGAAGCGCACCTCGACGAAATCGCCGAACTCATTACGCGCGACCACGGCAAGCTGCTTTCGGACGCCAGAGGCGAGGTGATGCGCGGGATCGAAATCGTCGAATTTGCGTGCGGTATTCCGAACCTGCTCAAGACCGATTTCACCGATCAAAGCAGCAGCGGCGTCGACAGCTGGAATTTGCGTCAGCCGCTCGGCGTGATTGCCGGCGTCACGCCGTTCAATTTTCCGGTGGTGGTGCCGTGCTGGATGTTCGTCATGGCGGCCGCGACGGGTAACACGTTCATCCTCAAGCCTTCGGAGCGCACGCCGTCGTCATCGATCCGGCTGGCGGAACTCTTCATGGAAGCGGGCTTTCCCAAAGGAATCTTCAACGTGGTGAACGGCAATAAAAATACCGTCGACGCGCTGATCCAGCATCCCGACGTGGTCGCGATGTCGGTCGTCGCTTCGACGCCGGTGGCCGAATATATCTATGCGGAGGGCGCCAAACGTGGCAAGCGTGTTCAGGCGCTGGGCAGTGCGAAGAATCATCTGGTCGTCATGCCCGACGCAAATCTCGATCAAGCCGTTGATGCGCTGATCAATTCGGCATATGGCTCGGCAGGCGAGCGTTGCATGGCGACTTCGGTTGCGGTTGCGGTCGGCGGCGTTGCCGACGAGTTGATCGAGCGTCTCGC harbors:
- a CDS encoding GAF domain-containing sensor histidine kinase; its protein translation is MPVCRAVSEGDPFTALADEGLLAFDPRAAKWGWELPRIHAKGYTENIADLMAAKLSRLPAAARDALGQLACLGNVAEVAALTWVQGGSEERMHADPWEAVRMGLVFREANVYEFAHDRLKEAAYALIPADERAAAHLRIVPEQPDGYRIEAEARRTGNAIEVKRLPDTGTDTPAALLRYVMHTGQRVIIDDALASSLFPEDAYLVRGVTRSVFCLPLVRQGKLGGLLYLENTGTSHVFTARRSALLERPASQAAISLESTRLYADLQEREAKVRRLVDSNIIGIHIWDFEGNVIEANDAFLRIVGYTAADLRSGQIRWPDLTPPERHERDERARDELKATGSAKPFEKEYFRKDGSRVAVLVGAAAFGDREGQGVAFILDLSDQKRAQQDVRDSERRYRELQNVLAHSNRVATMGQLSASIAHEVKQPITAIAAYASSASRWLAARPPNFDEARLALTRIVADSERVNGIVDRTRAYFKKEPLRTDGLDVNDMIRELIALTRSEASKSGVEVTVELADGLPHVQGDRVQLQQVMLNLMINAIEAMSEMKTGERMLLVRTGRTDENELCVSVQDSGPALAAGSPEGVFEAFFTTKPEGLGMGLPICRSIVQGHGGRLWATPNVPAGVSFHFTLPAQGNASQPVSA
- a CDS encoding CoA-acylating methylmalonate-semialdehyde dehydrogenase — protein: MSEANQGAVRQLSHFIDGQSAAGVSGRFNDVYDPAQGRVTARVPVANTAEVAAAVAAAKAAFPAWSEAPPLKRARLMFKFKELLEAHLDEIAELITRDHGKLLSDARGEVMRGIEIVEFACGIPNLLKTDFTDQSSSGVDSWNLRQPLGVIAGVTPFNFPVVVPCWMFVMAAATGNTFILKPSERTPSSSIRLAELFMEAGFPKGIFNVVNGNKNTVDALIQHPDVVAMSVVASTPVAEYIYAEGAKRGKRVQALGSAKNHLVVMPDANLDQAVDALINSAYGSAGERCMATSVAVAVGGVADELIERLAPRVRALRIGAGMEPDLDMGPLISAAHRTKVQGYIDAGVEAGAKLVVDGRGHTVAGHEEGFFLGGSLFDNVQPDMKIYRDEIFGPVLSVVRVPDLASAIALVNAHELGNCVTLFTADGAAARTFSRQIQIGMVGINVPSPVPSAWHSFGGWKRSLFGDHHAYGEEAVRFYTRYKSVTQRWPDSIDKGAEFAMPVAAK